From Paenibacillus sp. V4I7, one genomic window encodes:
- a CDS encoding DUF3231 family protein: MSQDESKLAKNPHHIRLTSGDIAPLWGGYLSDSMVNCVLKHFLHTVEDSEVKPIIEFAIGLTTEHMEFKNKLFKDEEFPIPLAFTDKDVNLNAPRLFSDGFMLLYLRHMGIAGTVTYGMALASSSRQDIRAFFQHNLKTAAELLEKSTAILQSKGLLPRSPYIPYPNSVEYVHKESWLNGLLGDRRPLNAVEITNLYLNVMKNSIGQALMLGFSQVAKNKEVIEYIVRGRDISSKHVEVFSALLRDDQLPAPMTWETEISNSKESPFSDKLMLYHTVFLSAVGMGNYGASLAASMRRDLTTVYLRLTGEIGTYADDGAELLINNDWMEKMPGAIERNALLSL; the protein is encoded by the coding sequence ATGAGTCAAGATGAATCGAAACTGGCAAAGAATCCGCATCATATTCGACTAACTTCTGGTGATATCGCGCCTCTATGGGGAGGTTATTTAAGTGACAGTATGGTCAATTGCGTGCTTAAACATTTCTTGCATACTGTTGAGGATAGTGAAGTAAAACCAATCATTGAATTTGCTATTGGATTGACAACGGAACATATGGAATTTAAAAACAAGTTATTTAAAGACGAAGAGTTCCCTATCCCTCTTGCCTTTACAGACAAGGATGTCAACCTAAATGCACCAAGACTATTTTCAGATGGTTTTATGCTACTTTATCTCAGACATATGGGCATTGCTGGCACAGTTACTTATGGAATGGCATTAGCAAGCAGTTCAAGACAGGATATTCGTGCATTCTTTCAACATAATCTGAAGACTGCGGCTGAGCTGCTGGAGAAATCTACGGCTATTCTGCAATCTAAAGGACTTCTCCCTAGGAGTCCTTACATACCGTATCCCAATTCAGTTGAATACGTGCACAAAGAAAGTTGGTTAAATGGACTGCTGGGCGATCGTAGACCCTTAAATGCCGTAGAAATTACAAACCTTTATTTGAATGTTATGAAGAACAGCATAGGTCAGGCATTGATGTTAGGTTTTTCTCAAGTCGCTAAAAACAAAGAAGTCATAGAATATATCGTGCGCGGCAGAGATATCTCCTCGAAGCATGTCGAAGTATTCAGCGCGTTATTACGCGATGACCAGCTGCCGGCTCCCATGACTTGGGAAACAGAAATTTCGAATTCTAAGGAGTCCCCATTTTCCGATAAGCTAATGCTCTACCATACAGTCTTTCTTTCAGCGGTAGGAATGGGGAACTATGGAGCTTCCCTTGCAGCAAGCATGAGGAGGGATCTGACAACTGTTTATCTTCGGCTTACAGGTGAAATCGGAACTTATGCAGACGATGGTGCAGAACTCCTGATAAACAATGATTGGATGGAAAAAATGCCTGGTGCGA
- a CDS encoding MDR family MFS transporter, giving the protein MSQPTTSGQAEPEFKITSILVPLIAIISGIFMVILDTTAMNVALSKLVVDFKTDLPTIQWTVTGYMLATAAVIPLAGWLSDRFGAKNVFLTSVVLFTIASVLCATPNSAEWLIVFRILQGLGGGFVMPVAMAYVFRLSPPNKIGQVMGMLGVPILLAPAIGPILSGWLVEYHSWHWIFLINLPVGIFSFIFGLWKLPAVARKKVAGFDLPGMILGPIAFASLSYGITQGAESWTSGKTLWGIIIGAVALIAFIIVELKSKLPLLELRVFRSVDFSFSIFVQWVLQFCLFGAIFLLPQFLQQARGYGAFDTGMTLFPQALASAIMMPIGGYLFDKIGVRWLVVVGLSLVSGAIFQYSHVDLTTEGHDLILPLIMAGSGMGLMMMPLNSHLIKKAPHDLVSRVTSLTSAMQQVINSFAVATLVTILSSRVNSSIAAKNIPINSPADMQKAMLAVAPEAFGQTFHVMLIVAICGIFLGLFLRRDKKKPSEAVKQEVVLEGLH; this is encoded by the coding sequence ATGAGTCAACCCACAACATCTGGTCAAGCGGAGCCAGAGTTTAAGATTACGAGCATTCTGGTACCGCTCATTGCTATCATATCGGGTATATTTATGGTTATCCTCGATACGACTGCGATGAATGTGGCCTTGTCAAAGCTGGTCGTCGATTTTAAAACGGATTTACCGACCATTCAGTGGACCGTAACGGGCTATATGCTGGCGACAGCGGCAGTCATTCCTCTAGCGGGATGGTTATCTGACCGATTTGGGGCGAAGAATGTATTCCTCACTTCCGTTGTCCTTTTCACCATAGCATCGGTCTTATGCGCTACACCGAACAGCGCGGAGTGGTTAATTGTTTTCCGTATCCTTCAAGGTTTAGGCGGCGGATTCGTTATGCCTGTTGCTATGGCATACGTATTTCGGCTAAGTCCACCGAACAAAATTGGTCAGGTGATGGGAATGCTGGGGGTGCCCATTTTGCTGGCGCCTGCGATTGGGCCTATCTTATCCGGATGGCTCGTTGAGTACCATTCCTGGCATTGGATTTTCTTAATTAATCTTCCCGTTGGTATTTTCAGCTTTATCTTTGGACTATGGAAGCTGCCAGCTGTCGCACGTAAGAAGGTAGCTGGTTTTGATTTACCGGGCATGATTCTAGGGCCCATTGCCTTCGCATCCTTATCGTATGGGATTACACAAGGTGCTGAAAGCTGGACTTCCGGTAAAACGCTGTGGGGCATCATCATTGGAGCTGTCGCTTTGATCGCTTTTATCATTGTTGAACTTAAATCCAAACTCCCATTGCTTGAGCTTAGAGTGTTCCGATCTGTCGATTTTTCCTTCAGTATTTTCGTACAGTGGGTACTGCAATTCTGCTTGTTCGGGGCCATTTTCCTGCTTCCGCAATTTCTACAGCAAGCCCGCGGGTACGGTGCGTTCGATACAGGGATGACGTTATTCCCGCAAGCGTTAGCTTCGGCCATCATGATGCCGATTGGCGGTTACTTGTTTGATAAAATCGGTGTTCGCTGGTTGGTTGTTGTTGGGCTCAGTCTTGTTTCCGGAGCGATCTTTCAATATTCGCATGTTGATTTAACGACAGAAGGTCATGACTTAATTTTACCGCTTATTATGGCTGGTTCGGGTATGGGTCTTATGATGATGCCGCTTAATTCGCATCTCATCAAGAAAGCTCCGCATGATTTGGTGAGTCGAGTTACTTCTTTAACGAGTGCCATGCAGCAAGTTATCAATTCTTTCGCAGTGGCAACCTTGGTGACAATTCTCTCCTCGCGTGTGAATTCATCCATAGCTGCAAAAAACATTCCAATAAACAGTCCTGCTGATATGCAAAAGGCTATGCTTGCTGTAGCGCCCGAAGCGTTCGGCCAGACATTCCACGTGATGCTAATCGTTGCGATCTGTGGGATATTCTTAGGCTTGTTCCTTCGCCGTGATAAGAAAAAGCCTAGTGAGGCTGTGAAACAAGAAGTCGTGTTAGAAGGACTACACTAA